The following proteins are co-located in the Verrucomicrobiota bacterium genome:
- a CDS encoding Gfo/Idh/MocA family oxidoreductase, protein MNALIVGTGEYSTGYVGGGASQSDNGAGVVALSLFHQRALGKVERVLMAGTNGSKFPGIREHLDRILGQRYRNLSTEFESFPADDCERDPKAYLGAMDQLSPGDCVFIFTPDDLHFEIGRAAIERGLHALIAKPIVQTTADHRQLITAGDAKGVLVVMEVHKRWDPIYVDARDKIRELGDFSFFNAYMSQPKSQLETFRAWAGKSSDISYYLNAHHIDFHNWAIGHRAKPVAVTAHGATGVAHGKCIQTEDTITLATTWKNIESGNLGTALYTSSWIAPKSDVHSQQRFHYMGHEGEIQVDQAHRGYQMATDADGYSSPNPLFMKYRPSADGDFVGHTGYGYLSIEAFVEAASSVNVGESKITDWDSRLATARQTLAVTAILEAGRRSLDSGSAIVRIEDS, encoded by the coding sequence ATGAATGCATTGATCGTTGGAACGGGCGAATACAGCACTGGATATGTTGGCGGGGGAGCCAGCCAATCCGATAACGGGGCGGGGGTGGTTGCCTTGAGCCTATTTCATCAGCGTGCCTTGGGTAAGGTCGAGCGGGTTCTAATGGCTGGAACGAATGGATCAAAGTTTCCCGGTATTCGGGAGCACCTCGACCGAATTCTTGGACAGCGCTATCGGAACCTAAGCACCGAGTTCGAGAGTTTCCCAGCCGATGATTGCGAGCGGGATCCGAAAGCTTATCTCGGTGCAATGGATCAACTCTCTCCGGGTGACTGCGTTTTCATCTTCACGCCAGACGACCTGCACTTCGAAATTGGTAGGGCAGCAATTGAGCGCGGCCTGCATGCTCTCATCGCTAAACCTATCGTTCAGACTACGGCTGATCATAGACAATTGATCACGGCCGGTGATGCGAAGGGCGTCCTTGTAGTAATGGAGGTCCACAAGCGATGGGACCCGATCTACGTCGATGCCCGCGATAAAATCCGTGAGCTTGGCGATTTCAGTTTTTTCAACGCCTACATGAGTCAGCCCAAATCGCAGCTAGAGACCTTTCGCGCATGGGCCGGAAAGTCGAGCGACATCAGCTACTACCTAAATGCCCATCACATCGATTTCCACAATTGGGCGATCGGTCATCGCGCTAAGCCTGTGGCGGTCACTGCCCATGGAGCGACTGGTGTGGCGCACGGGAAATGTATTCAAACCGAGGATACAATCACACTGGCTACGACTTGGAAAAATATCGAGAGCGGCAATCTGGGAACCGCCTTGTATACGTCTTCCTGGATCGCGCCGAAGAGCGATGTTCACTCGCAGCAGCGCTTCCACTACATGGGGCACGAGGGAGAGATACAGGTCGATCAGGCACATCGCGGTTACCAAATGGCGACCGATGCCGATGGCTACAGTTCGCCGAATCCACTCTTCATGAAATACCGCCCCAGTGCCGATGGAGACTTCGTCGGACACACCGGCTATGGTTATCTCAGTATTGAAGCTTTCGTCGAGGCAGCGAGTTCAGTGAATGTCGGTGAAAGTAAGATCACTGACTGGGACAGCAGACTTGCAACTGCCCGCCAAACACTAGCCGTTACGGCAATCCTCGAGGCTGGCCGCCGCAGCCTGGATTCGGGTAGCGCAATTGTCCGAATCGAGGATTCATGA
- a CDS encoding helix-turn-helix domain-containing protein — translation MVTDAPYHPFSEIFFQQVGYNCFTCGDDRFNLGPGELCIMPAATPHQEVVRGNHFSAFVIVHHTERFVALKMEGSDGARPWGYPLKSYTCGNSELLAELLTQGACAHRGNRDLEQHLLCSYLGLVLDIIEQDTSESDSEYSPLVTQCMDLFFAEMRSENLTLQEAAKRLRCNADSLSARFSAEVGQTAIQYLTNLRMAQARRLLSQDRLAISEVAWACGYKDPNYFSRRFKAQHGCTPKAFRKSLGSTVGHSRRTEIQLPNRIS, via the coding sequence ATGGTGACTGATGCACCCTACCATCCCTTTTCTGAAATCTTTTTCCAGCAGGTGGGCTACAACTGCTTCACCTGCGGGGATGATAGATTTAACTTGGGCCCGGGCGAACTCTGCATCATGCCTGCAGCTACCCCTCACCAAGAAGTCGTCCGCGGCAACCACTTCTCCGCCTTCGTGATCGTTCACCACACTGAGCGCTTTGTCGCACTTAAAATGGAAGGCTCTGACGGAGCCCGACCCTGGGGCTATCCATTAAAATCCTACACCTGCGGAAATTCGGAACTCCTAGCCGAGCTACTCACACAAGGGGCATGCGCGCATCGCGGAAATCGCGACCTTGAGCAGCATTTACTTTGCTCCTATCTCGGCCTCGTTCTGGATATTATCGAGCAGGATACGTCTGAATCAGATAGCGAGTACTCGCCATTGGTAACGCAGTGCATGGACCTCTTCTTTGCTGAAATGCGCTCAGAGAACCTGACACTCCAGGAGGCAGCAAAACGGCTCCGCTGCAACGCCGACAGCCTTTCGGCACGCTTTTCGGCAGAAGTAGGCCAAACCGCGATCCAATACCTCACCAATCTCCGAATGGCTCAGGCCCGCCGCCTACTCTCTCAGGATCGCCTTGCAATATCCGAAGTTGCATGGGCCTGCGGCTACAAAGACCCAAACTACTTTTCCCGTCGATTCAAAGCCCAGCACGGCTGCACACCAAAAGCCTTTCGAAAAAGCCTCGGTAGTACTGTCGGGCACTCGAGAAGAACCGAAATTCAATTGCCAAACCGAATTTCATAA
- a CDS encoding beta-galactosidase — protein MFVPLLITLRIILAMVPLAAFSLHASTVSLFDFEDAKIPSDAEVQGVELELTRGQGVSLGKQALLVNYPNESLFKKVFFETEESWGVEAFDASSLALEITNLSEDSTQLWITLQDASQSVTGHINIAAGSGGTYYIDLDGPIQKLNLGMTGWPPRQAPEVGENAIPFQYAWGARQIDVSTLQHIGLYMKGNLTERTLVIDNIRIVPNDNGDTAVLKGLVNKYGKASRLNWPTKVHSDEDLLAYGEVEGKELAQPRAFEGRSQFGGWADGPRLEATGYFRVEKHDGKWTLIDPEGYLFFAVGIANTRFSNTYTVTGVDYESPQERKDEFIASDLRRELFEWLPAKDDPLADHYSYAGSIHTGALERGQTFSFYTANLERKYGDDYVEKWVDVTLSRMQSWGFTCLGNWIDDRFIGNGRVPYFAHVWIRGNHKRVSTGNDYWGPIHDPFDPEFVESVRESVTAVTDKVKNDPWCIGVFADNEISWGNLYGDLNRFGIVINTLGRPVSESPAKMAFVEILRAKYGSIDSLNDAWQADVGSWESFEDGFSHEGALEGSRLEDFSMLSEDLASQYFKTVRAAVKAEMPNHLYLGARFADWGMTPEAVQAAARHTDIVSYNMYTEGLPGHFEEWLAELDRPSILGEFHFGSIDRGMFHGGICTAANQVERGVKYTNYVRSVLESPYFVGTHWFQYVDSPTTGRAIDGENYNSGFVSVTDTPYPDLINAARELHEELYEIRFGN, from the coding sequence ATGTTTGTCCCACTACTCATTACCCTCCGAATCATTCTCGCGATGGTTCCACTGGCAGCTTTTTCGCTGCATGCATCGACTGTATCGCTTTTTGATTTCGAGGACGCGAAAATACCTTCGGACGCCGAAGTTCAGGGCGTCGAGTTGGAGTTGACAAGAGGGCAGGGCGTCTCGTTGGGAAAGCAGGCTCTCCTGGTGAACTACCCCAATGAATCACTTTTCAAGAAGGTCTTTTTTGAAACGGAGGAATCTTGGGGTGTGGAGGCATTCGACGCCAGTTCGCTCGCGCTCGAGATCACCAACCTATCGGAAGACTCGACCCAGTTGTGGATCACTTTGCAGGACGCGAGCCAGAGCGTGACCGGACACATCAATATCGCAGCAGGCTCGGGTGGGACCTACTACATCGATCTGGATGGCCCGATCCAGAAACTCAACCTTGGGATGACGGGTTGGCCACCCCGTCAGGCACCAGAGGTTGGCGAGAACGCGATTCCGTTCCAATATGCATGGGGTGCACGGCAGATAGACGTGAGCACGCTCCAACACATTGGTCTTTACATGAAGGGCAATCTGACGGAGCGGACGCTCGTCATCGACAACATCCGAATTGTTCCGAACGACAATGGCGACACGGCGGTGTTGAAGGGGTTGGTGAACAAGTATGGTAAGGCCTCACGTCTAAACTGGCCGACTAAGGTTCACTCCGATGAAGACCTGTTGGCTTACGGAGAAGTGGAGGGGAAAGAATTGGCACAGCCTCGGGCATTCGAGGGGCGTTCCCAGTTTGGTGGCTGGGCTGATGGCCCGCGTCTTGAAGCAACCGGTTACTTCCGGGTGGAGAAACACGACGGCAAATGGACGCTTATCGATCCAGAGGGTTACTTGTTCTTCGCAGTAGGGATCGCGAATACGCGTTTCTCCAACACCTACACAGTCACAGGAGTCGACTATGAGTCCCCCCAGGAAAGGAAAGACGAGTTCATCGCCTCAGATCTACGGCGTGAGCTATTCGAATGGCTTCCGGCGAAAGACGATCCACTTGCCGACCATTATTCCTATGCGGGTTCGATTCATACCGGAGCTCTTGAGAGGGGACAGACCTTTAGCTTCTATACCGCGAATCTGGAGCGGAAATATGGTGACGATTACGTAGAGAAATGGGTCGACGTCACGCTGAGTCGGATGCAGAGCTGGGGCTTCACCTGTCTGGGAAATTGGATTGATGACCGGTTTATCGGAAACGGCCGAGTGCCCTATTTTGCCCACGTTTGGATTCGTGGAAATCACAAACGAGTCTCGACGGGCAACGACTACTGGGGCCCTATTCATGATCCTTTTGACCCAGAGTTCGTGGAGAGCGTGAGGGAATCCGTCACCGCGGTGACGGATAAGGTGAAGAACGATCCCTGGTGTATCGGTGTCTTCGCGGATAACGAGATTAGCTGGGGCAATCTCTACGGAGACCTCAACCGGTTTGGCATCGTCATCAACACACTAGGACGACCGGTTTCGGAGTCGCCAGCCAAGATGGCATTCGTCGAAATCTTGCGAGCGAAATATGGGTCTATTGATTCATTGAATGATGCGTGGCAGGCGGACGTGGGGAGTTGGGAGTCGTTTGAGGACGGCTTCTCGCATGAGGGGGCGCTCGAAGGCTCGCGGCTAGAGGATTTTAGTATGCTTTCCGAAGATCTGGCATCTCAGTATTTCAAGACCGTGCGCGCCGCCGTGAAGGCCGAGATGCCGAATCATCTCTATCTCGGAGCCCGCTTTGCGGACTGGGGGATGACACCGGAGGCGGTTCAGGCAGCGGCAAGACATACGGATATCGTGAGCTACAACATGTATACGGAAGGACTTCCCGGGCATTTCGAAGAGTGGCTCGCGGAGTTGGATCGCCCAAGCATTCTCGGAGAGTTTCATTTTGGCTCGATCGATCGGGGTATGTTTCACGGAGGGATTTGCACGGCGGCGAACCAAGTCGAACGCGGAGTGAAGTATACCAATTACGTGCGGTCGGTTTTGGAGAGTCCCTATTTCGTAGGTACACATTGGTTTCAGTACGTTGATTCACCGACGACCGGTCGCGCCATCGATGGCGAGAATTACAACAGCGGTTTTGTCAGTGTAACCGACACTCCCTATCCCGATTTGATAAACGCTGCCCGCGAGCTCCACGAGGAGCTTTATGAAATTCGGTTTGGCAATTGA
- a CDS encoding Gfo/Idh/MocA family oxidoreductase: protein MSFSRRDFLIAGGLASIGAFAIGKPGGSANSKLNIALIGIGGVAKWTNPWAREHNVVALCDVDLERAAPERKLFPSSVPFFLDFRVLLDKMHKEVDGVVITSPDHTHFPASMAAMERGIHVFVQKPATHDIWQCRTLHKAAMHYGVVTQMGNQGRVTEGIRLAKEWYDAGVLGEVEEVIAWTNRKSSAIYHSDPIHRVATETIPDSLDWDLWLGPADFRHYSRYYAPGNWRWHFHFGSGALGDIGCHTLDTAIYGLGLGMPTKIDVDFQGGSEKPSSLVTYHFPARGEKPPVKVKWYEGLSKPPVDYLPEPKPGKESDGGLLMLGSKQKFYHFDMRPNNVKLLMSREEWREFRKTLPERTIPRVKGSIHGDWGRGITDGITPCSNFEESTVLTEMILLGVVAQRAGHSIGWDVENMRVPGHPELDSIIKQPVRRGWSYGERLWT, encoded by the coding sequence ATGAGCTTTTCCAGGCGCGATTTTCTTATAGCGGGGGGCCTTGCCTCGATCGGCGCCTTCGCAATCGGTAAACCCGGTGGCTCGGCCAATTCAAAGTTGAACATCGCTTTGATCGGAATTGGTGGCGTTGCCAAGTGGACAAATCCGTGGGCGAGAGAACACAATGTTGTTGCGCTGTGTGATGTCGATCTCGAGAGAGCTGCTCCTGAGCGTAAACTCTTTCCAAGCAGTGTGCCTTTCTTTCTCGACTTTCGTGTATTGCTCGACAAAATGCATAAGGAAGTCGATGGCGTCGTTATCACGTCTCCGGATCACACGCATTTCCCGGCTTCGATGGCGGCGATGGAGCGCGGCATTCACGTGTTCGTGCAGAAACCGGCAACTCACGATATCTGGCAATGCCGCACCCTCCATAAGGCTGCGATGCACTATGGTGTGGTCACACAGATGGGGAACCAAGGCCGTGTGACGGAGGGAATTCGCCTTGCAAAGGAATGGTATGACGCGGGAGTCCTGGGCGAGGTTGAGGAGGTGATCGCATGGACGAATCGCAAGTCGAGCGCGATCTATCATTCCGATCCGATTCACCGGGTTGCTACGGAAACGATACCGGACTCGCTGGACTGGGACCTGTGGTTGGGGCCGGCTGATTTCCGGCACTACTCACGATACTATGCTCCCGGAAACTGGCGGTGGCACTTTCATTTTGGTTCCGGTGCTCTTGGCGACATCGGGTGTCATACCCTGGATACAGCTATCTACGGGTTGGGGCTTGGGATGCCCACGAAAATTGATGTCGATTTCCAGGGTGGTAGCGAAAAGCCAAGTTCATTGGTCACTTATCATTTTCCAGCGCGCGGTGAAAAGCCTCCGGTTAAAGTGAAATGGTATGAAGGGCTTTCGAAGCCGCCGGTTGATTACCTGCCGGAACCGAAGCCGGGTAAAGAAAGCGACGGCGGGCTGCTCATGCTTGGATCGAAGCAGAAGTTCTACCATTTTGATATGCGACCCAACAATGTGAAGTTGTTGATGTCTCGGGAAGAGTGGCGAGAGTTCCGTAAGACGTTGCCGGAACGGACGATCCCCCGGGTTAAGGGTTCGATCCACGGGGATTGGGGCCGTGGAATCACTGACGGTATCACTCCGTGTTCGAATTTTGAGGAGTCTACCGTGCTAACGGAGATGATACTCCTCGGGGTTGTTGCCCAGCGCGCAGGTCACAGCATCGGCTGGGACGTTGAGAACATGCGCGTGCCGGGCCATCCCGAGCTGGATTCAATCATCAAGCAGCCGGTTCGTAGGGGCTGGAGCTACGGTGAGCGCCTCTGGACCTGA
- a CDS encoding DUF1501 domain-containing protein produces MESSHIEKLKDYSSRRTFLKKSLTCLGVFAVGDLLANSSGQNIWKGTFANGTHLKPKVKRVIHLCMAGGPSHLETFDYKPALEKLNGKAMPESFTKGEQLAQLQGKALNVMGPQFGFRQHGESGMMINNQFPHIASIADEIAVVRSMYTEQINHDPAHTFFNTGSIIPGRPCMGSWTLYGLGSTSANLPGYVVLTSEGGGQAQPISSKQWHNGFLPSKFQGVQLQSKGDPVYYVKNPKGVDRNAQGDLIKTINGLNHMQLEASHDQEIAARIAQYELAFKMQSSVPDLTDFSKEPKHVMDLYGCTPGDGTFASNCLMARRLAERGVRFIQLYHRGWDHHGELANNFPVAAKHVDQGTAALIKDLKMRGMLEDTLVIWGGEFGRTPMAQGTGRDHHIKGFSVFFAGGGIKGGTVYGSTDELGFNAVENKTSIHDLHMTMLHLLGIDHTRHTFRFQGRDFRLTDVHGKLIKGILA; encoded by the coding sequence ATGGAAAGTTCACACATCGAGAAACTCAAAGACTACTCCAGTCGTCGCACCTTCCTGAAGAAGTCACTCACCTGCCTTGGAGTCTTTGCAGTAGGAGACCTACTCGCTAATAGCTCCGGACAGAATATTTGGAAAGGCACCTTCGCAAACGGCACTCACCTAAAACCAAAGGTAAAACGAGTCATTCATCTTTGCATGGCAGGCGGACCCTCCCATTTGGAAACGTTCGACTACAAGCCGGCACTCGAGAAGTTGAATGGAAAAGCGATGCCTGAGTCTTTCACCAAAGGTGAACAACTCGCTCAGTTACAAGGTAAAGCACTGAATGTCATGGGGCCTCAGTTTGGTTTCCGCCAACACGGAGAGAGCGGAATGATGATCAACAACCAGTTTCCGCATATCGCAAGCATCGCCGACGAGATCGCAGTCGTTCGCTCCATGTATACCGAACAAATCAACCATGACCCGGCACACACTTTCTTTAATACCGGCTCGATCATCCCAGGACGCCCCTGCATGGGCTCTTGGACACTCTATGGCCTCGGCAGCACCTCCGCTAATCTTCCCGGTTATGTCGTATTGACCAGCGAGGGCGGCGGACAGGCGCAGCCGATTTCATCGAAGCAGTGGCACAATGGTTTTCTACCCAGTAAGTTTCAAGGGGTCCAACTCCAATCCAAGGGTGATCCGGTTTATTACGTGAAAAATCCAAAGGGGGTGGATCGCAACGCTCAGGGAGACCTCATTAAGACCATTAATGGGTTGAACCATATGCAGCTCGAGGCGAGCCACGATCAGGAGATCGCCGCTCGTATTGCTCAATATGAACTCGCCTTCAAGATGCAGTCATCTGTTCCCGACCTCACCGATTTCAGCAAGGAGCCCAAACATGTGATGGACCTATACGGTTGCACACCGGGCGACGGAACCTTCGCTTCCAACTGCCTGATGGCCCGCCGACTTGCGGAGCGAGGTGTTCGATTCATCCAACTCTACCACCGTGGCTGGGATCACCACGGAGAACTGGCTAATAACTTTCCAGTAGCCGCAAAGCATGTCGACCAAGGAACCGCGGCTTTGATCAAAGACCTCAAGATGCGAGGCATGCTTGAAGATACCCTCGTCATCTGGGGTGGTGAGTTCGGCCGGACGCCAATGGCCCAGGGTACTGGCCGCGACCACCACATCAAGGGCTTTTCCGTATTCTTTGCAGGTGGCGGCATCAAAGGCGGCACAGTTTACGGATCAACTGACGAACTTGGGTTCAATGCGGTTGAAAACAAGACATCCATCCACGACCTTCATATGACAATGCTCCACCTCTTGGGCATTGATCACACCCGTCACACCTTCCGTTTCCAAGGCCGCGACTTCCGGCTTACCGACGTGCACGGAAAACTGATCAAGGGAATCCTCGCGTAG
- a CDS encoding sulfatase-like hydrolase/transferase: MNLLSNRIPLPLVTIAGLTLLVAGFSSFGEESSERPNIVVIMVDDMGFADMGANGSTDILTPNLDRFARTGINFQSGYVTHSFCGPSRAGFFSGRYQQRFGHEMNPAMDVYNQNLGLDPNEKTFVKRLQEAGYYTGGIGKWHLGGSSEHYPLHRGFDYYYGFLEGGHDYFEIDLSTREGYKNALIRNDMPAIFEGYLTDALSEDAVEFINRNANTDVPFFLYVGYNAPHGPLQATKEDLAKHAHIEDSQRRIYAAMVYSMDRGVGQILDALEDNGIRENTLVVFFSDNGGPQPVSWSEWFDNGSDNGPLRGGKSDVYEGGERVVMMASWPGTLREDVTYYRPVISLDWARTAVDLAGADAELGMGMEGVDLIPFLTGEKNGDPHQALFWRQWNGREWAVRSGDMKLVGSFDDPSRMELFDLASDIGEEENLAQTRPETVERLRKLYNQWNADNIPSTFPNTPEYLKLRDAFHIESTGGSK, from the coding sequence ATGAATCTACTGTCAAACCGTATCCCACTTCCCTTGGTAACCATAGCGGGTTTAACCTTGTTGGTCGCTGGATTTTCTTCGTTCGGAGAAGAATCCAGTGAACGACCGAACATCGTTGTAATCATGGTTGATGACATGGGCTTTGCGGACATGGGCGCGAATGGGAGCACGGACATCCTCACCCCGAATCTGGATCGCTTTGCGAGAACCGGAATCAACTTTCAATCCGGTTACGTAACCCATTCCTTTTGCGGACCATCACGGGCAGGTTTCTTTTCCGGACGCTACCAACAGCGATTCGGACACGAGATGAATCCGGCCATGGATGTCTACAACCAGAATCTTGGTCTGGACCCGAACGAGAAAACTTTCGTGAAGCGTCTGCAAGAAGCGGGCTACTACACAGGAGGCATCGGTAAGTGGCATCTTGGTGGAAGCTCGGAGCATTACCCGCTGCATCGCGGCTTCGACTACTATTACGGATTTTTGGAAGGAGGTCACGACTACTTCGAAATCGATCTGTCGACTCGCGAGGGATACAAAAACGCCTTGATCCGTAACGACATGCCCGCGATTTTTGAAGGCTACCTGACCGATGCGCTCAGCGAGGATGCGGTGGAATTCATCAACCGGAATGCAAATACTGATGTGCCCTTTTTCCTCTACGTTGGATATAACGCGCCCCATGGACCGCTCCAGGCCACCAAGGAAGATCTCGCCAAACATGCGCACATCGAGGACAGCCAGCGGCGTATCTACGCAGCGATGGTCTATTCTATGGACCGGGGGGTGGGGCAGATATTAGACGCGCTTGAAGATAATGGTATCCGTGAGAACACTCTTGTGGTCTTCTTCAGCGACAACGGAGGTCCTCAGCCGGTGAGCTGGAGCGAATGGTTCGATAATGGTTCCGACAATGGCCCCTTGCGTGGCGGGAAATCGGATGTCTACGAAGGTGGTGAGCGTGTCGTGATGATGGCGAGTTGGCCGGGAACGCTTCGCGAGGACGTCACCTACTATCGTCCTGTAATTTCGCTCGATTGGGCACGGACAGCTGTTGATCTTGCAGGGGCGGATGCTGAGTTGGGAATGGGAATGGAAGGTGTCGACTTGATTCCCTTTTTAACCGGCGAAAAAAACGGGGATCCGCATCAGGCATTGTTTTGGCGCCAATGGAATGGCCGTGAGTGGGCTGTGCGTTCCGGCGATATGAAGTTGGTCGGCTCGTTTGATGATCCCAGCCGAATGGAACTCTTTGATCTGGCAAGTGACATCGGTGAGGAAGAAAATCTTGCGCAAACCCGGCCTGAAACTGTGGAGCGCCTGCGTAAGCTCTACAATCAATGGAATGCTGACAACATCCCATCGACCTTCCCAAACACTCCCGAGTATCTGAAACTTCGGGATGCTTTCCACATCGAGAGCACTGGTGGGTCAAAGTGA
- a CDS encoding discoidin domain-containing protein, giving the protein MLKKNRWKYSVLVLSALVVLLLLIAAIWTKSTHLNELPPFLEVGGNLHPLLLHLPIGIFVYLAFAEAWNLLAGRLTKRLIIPGSLPILAFGTVFAVFAAVAGLLLYLQGDYSGELIDQHLNWGIGFAVAAIITFCGAIIFKTQSAIYRTILFASVIVLWAAAHRGGLITHGDPLEPLFAEEVRIEDVKPVAELTSFEVVDRIFQAKCYDCHSTGKKKRGGLLMDSYEALLAGGRNGNALVPGDLEASRISTYAHLPIDDDLRMPPEGKPQLTETELEFIDQWILAGASPDQYLSDQALPKALFEWALSYMKIENIHKVVEVAAEQLPALPIVDFVRLIADIERYAEKSVMRVGPEGRQLIFSAVNAREQFTDEAVKELIKAGPYLIDVDLSNTAVTSNALQKLTKETPHLERLNLSGTTVDAQLLAGIAELPELESLNLFNTPLTEEEVSQLIQLNQVDKLYVTQTGLSSNQVERLRNALPVTEIVADDFIEINEVDSFEAASVEESEKKQPVMVRAAGSGDLINLAFGKPVTASSYYNSPRNGQVFEPENITDGRLADTGSLHDWSFWIAETGDSGQVTIDLEQTYTVSRIDLQNTRNRQYFDRGIKDFVIEVSSDGSEFAPVLKGTLQRIEEMEPASYRFESFKFPPTKARYIRIHATTNHKPVDGRHDGSGGLNEVRIYYDPTAKIAKPDGDHGHDQGHVHDETSPAPGQSHVTGYGNFHYRSDPDWANSADANLNVQDLSQTGRLTKLARVE; this is encoded by the coding sequence ATGCTAAAGAAGAATCGATGGAAATACTCAGTCCTCGTGCTGAGTGCCCTCGTCGTCCTGTTGCTTCTGATCGCTGCGATCTGGACGAAATCGACGCATCTGAATGAGCTTCCGCCCTTCCTAGAGGTCGGTGGAAACTTACATCCGCTCCTCCTTCACCTGCCCATCGGTATTTTCGTTTACCTCGCGTTTGCCGAGGCATGGAACCTACTAGCGGGCCGGCTAACGAAGCGCCTCATAATACCCGGCAGCTTGCCCATACTCGCTTTCGGAACTGTCTTTGCCGTGTTCGCGGCCGTTGCCGGCCTTCTGTTGTATCTGCAGGGAGACTACAGTGGCGAGCTCATCGACCAGCACCTCAACTGGGGCATCGGCTTCGCGGTCGCGGCGATCATTACGTTTTGCGGTGCGATCATTTTTAAGACGCAATCCGCGATCTACCGCACCATTTTGTTCGCGAGTGTTATCGTTCTGTGGGCAGCAGCACACCGGGGCGGTTTGATCACCCATGGAGACCCACTGGAGCCTCTCTTTGCTGAAGAGGTGCGGATTGAGGACGTAAAACCCGTCGCGGAGCTCACGAGCTTCGAAGTCGTTGACAGAATTTTTCAAGCAAAGTGCTACGACTGCCACTCGACTGGAAAGAAAAAGCGAGGCGGCCTTCTCATGGATAGCTACGAGGCGCTGCTGGCGGGCGGAAGAAATGGTAATGCACTCGTCCCGGGTGATCTTGAAGCAAGTAGGATCTCCACCTACGCCCACCTCCCGATCGACGACGATCTTCGCATGCCACCGGAAGGAAAACCACAACTTACCGAGACGGAATTGGAGTTCATCGACCAATGGATCCTCGCAGGTGCATCCCCCGACCAATACCTGAGTGACCAAGCCTTGCCCAAGGCTCTTTTTGAATGGGCACTCAGCTACATGAAAATCGAGAACATTCACAAGGTTGTCGAAGTCGCAGCCGAGCAGCTTCCAGCACTTCCCATCGTTGATTTCGTGAGACTGATCGCAGATATCGAGCGATACGCCGAGAAAAGTGTCATGCGCGTCGGACCGGAAGGTAGGCAACTGATCTTTTCTGCGGTGAACGCACGCGAGCAATTCACAGACGAGGCTGTCAAAGAACTCATCAAGGCCGGGCCTTACCTTATCGACGTGGATCTATCCAACACGGCGGTGACGTCGAACGCTTTACAAAAACTCACCAAAGAGACCCCGCACCTTGAACGCCTCAACCTTTCAGGTACTACGGTAGACGCACAATTACTCGCAGGGATAGCAGAACTTCCAGAATTGGAAAGTTTGAATCTGTTCAACACGCCGCTCACTGAGGAGGAAGTGTCCCAACTAATTCAGCTCAATCAGGTCGATAAGCTGTATGTTACTCAAACCGGGCTCAGTTCCAATCAGGTCGAAAGGCTTCGTAACGCACTACCGGTAACCGAAATCGTGGCCGATGATTTTATCGAAATAAACGAAGTGGATTCATTCGAAGCCGCGTCAGTCGAAGAATCGGAGAAGAAGCAGCCAGTGATGGTACGGGCAGCGGGTTCGGGCGACCTTATCAACCTCGCATTCGGCAAGCCCGTCACAGCATCGAGCTATTACAACTCGCCTCGAAACGGTCAGGTTTTCGAACCGGAGAACATCACAGACGGTCGTCTCGCTGATACCGGATCACTGCACGACTGGTCTTTCTGGATTGCCGAGACAGGCGATAGTGGTCAGGTGACGATCGATTTGGAGCAAACTTACACTGTCTCCAGAATAGATTTACAAAACACCCGAAACCGGCAGTATTTTGATCGCGGTATTAAGGACTTTGTCATCGAAGTGTCTTCGGACGGCAGTGAATTCGCTCCAGTGCTCAAAGGAACCTTGCAACGTATCGAAGAGATGGAACCAGCGAGTTACCGCTTCGAATCATTCAAGTTTCCACCCACGAAAGCACGCTACATTCGCATTCATGCAACTACCAATCACAAACCGGTTGATGGCAGGCACGATGGTAGCGGAGGTCTCAACGAGGTGCGTATCTACTACGACCCAACTGCGAAAATTGCAAAGCCAGATGGTGATCACGGTCATGACCAAGGCCACGTTCACGATGAAACGTCGCCTGCACCCGGGCAAAGTCATGTAACTGGATACGGGAATTTTCATTACCGATCCGATCCGGACTGGGCGAATAGTGCGGACGCCAATCTGAACGTCCAAGACTTGAGCCAAACGGGTCGTCTGACTAAACTGGCACGGGTCGAATAG